Proteins encoded within one genomic window of Psychrobacter immobilis:
- a CDS encoding excalibur calcium-binding domain-containing protein — protein sequence MKKAILGMMLSVFALSSHAVVTVTDNPFYSDVEVDHPLFAKGAGGSQCKGLPRVCTQMVSCEQAKLALKCGNTKLDRDKDGVPCESICPGG from the coding sequence ATGAAGAAAGCTATTTTAGGCATGATGTTATCTGTCTTTGCCCTGTCATCTCATGCAGTAGTCACAGTCACTGACAATCCATTTTATAGCGATGTTGAGGTAGATCATCCGTTGTTTGCTAAAGGTGCTGGTGGTTCACAATGCAAAGGCTTGCCTCGTGTCTGTACGCAAATGGTCAGCTGTGAGCAAGCCAAACTAGCACTTAAATGCGGAAATACTAAGCTAGATCGTGATAAGGACGGTGTACCATGCGAATCAATATGTCCAGGTGGTTAA